CGTTGCGCCGGCCTGCACCGCCCGAGCCGCCAACTCGCGGTCGAAAATTTTGCGCTCGATCACCAGGGTCGGCCCGGTCGGCGGAACCCGAAACGAGTGCCCGGCGGCGTCGTGGACCGCAAAGCGGGAGACGCGGGCGTTGATCCAGCGCTCGTCCGGCTCAATGTAGGGCTGCAGCGAATCCAAACCGGCCGCCTCCGCGCAGCGCACCGGCGAGCCGATCTCCCGGCGCTTCTCGATCAGCAACACGTCCAGTCCCCGTTCGGCGGCCAGGCGGGCGGCGGTGGAGCCGGCCGGCCCCGCCCCCACGACGATCGCATCGTATCGCGCTTTCACGGCCTGTTTTCCTGCCCGATGGAAAGGGCGTGCACCGGGCAGACCTTCGTGCAAAGCCCGCAACCGGTGCAGACCTCCCCCACCTCCAAATGCATATCGTTCAGGAACAACGCCTCCGTCGGGCAGACCGCGACGCAAGCCCCGCACGAACAGCATAGGCCGTAATCGACGGCGACGCGCTTTGGCGAATCGATCCGGAGGCGGGATTTCGAACGCAGACTTGTCCTAAGCATGTTGCCACCCTCCATTCGAAGAGAATCGACGGTTGCATATTCTTTTCCATTATCAGCCTCCCGCCCCCATGCTATCCTCACCCACCTCATCCCGTCCTTTCTCTTTCCTCACTCCCACCCCCCCCAAACCCCTTCCCCCTCTCCTGACTTTTGTCAGGAGAGGGGGAAGGGGTTTGGGGATAGGGGCGAGGATGGAAAAGTGCAGGATTTCTTTTCAATATTGAATAGGCTGAGCAGACGCGTCCTTTTTTTCATTTTTCCGGACGGAAACAGGGGGAAAAAGCCGCACCGCTTCCATATCGTAAACCGCCGTCACGGTTTGGGATGGGCGGCGAAGAAATCCCAGATGGTCTGCGATGCCGGGAAAACATTCGCGGTCGGCCAGCGGTGGCCGTACAAGTCGATCGCATACCGCTCTACGGCCGTCCCGGCCCGGCAGGAGCCGTAGGCGGTATGGGTGACATTGCGGAACGGCTCGTCCACCAGCGGGGAAGGATCGCAACCGTCCAACCCCACCCAGGTGTGGATCGTCTCCTCCACGGAGGGGAAACCGCCGGAAACGACGACGCCGCCGCCCTCATAAGGGACGGTTCTGTCGTAAAGGCCATGCACGTGGATCACCGCGACCGGCTGCTGCGGCAGGCACGGCTCGAAGACGAGCACGCCCCCCACCGGTGCGACGGCCGCGAATGTTTCCGACATCTCGCAGGCCAGGCGGTAAGAGAGGAACGCGCCGTTGGAAAAACCCGCCGCGTAGGTGCGCTTCGGATCGATGCGGACGAGCGTCTCCAGATCGGCGAGCATCCGCCGGACGAAAGCGGGTTCGTCGGTGTCTGCGGCAAGGGCCGCGCCGCAACAATCGCCCGCATTCCAGGAGAGGTCGCCTTTGCCCGTGCCGGTCCCCTGCGGATATACCGCGATAAAGCCGTTGCGGTCGGCGACATAGTTGAAATCGGTCGATCCCTGCACTTCCTTCGGAGTGCCGCTCCACCCATGGAACACGAACACGGCCGGAACCGGACCGAGGGCGTCGGAACCCGGCGGAACGTGCAGCAGATAGAACCGCTTCACGCCGTCGACATCCACCGTGCGCCCGTAATCGCCGGGCGGGAGGAGCTGCGGCGCGGTCGCAGCCGCCGTACTCGTCGGCGTGGCGCTCGGGGCGGGGGTCGCGGTCGGCGGCGGCGTGGACAACGGATTGCATGAGGCCAAACCGAGAAGAAAAATCGGGACCGGGAGGGACCGGAGACGAGAAAGGAATCGCATGCCGTTCCTCACAACCTTCCGGGATGATGAACGCCGGCAATCCGCTGCGGCGATTCTACTACCGGAGCGACCAAACCCACGGCCGGGCTCCGGATGGAAATATTGCAGGTAATCCTCCCGGACCGGGGAAAAACCTCGATCGCCATGGAATCCTCGACGATCTCCGCCCCGCGTTCCACATTTCCGGGCACGTTCCAGCAATCCCCCGGGGCCATCTCCTTCTTTTCGCTTTCGATGGCCAGGACGATCCTGTCTCTGATCAGCCTTCCGGTTCGCTCCTGAGGATGCGCGCGCATCGGCAACCGGCTTCCCATTTCCATGTGAAATTCCGCGAACAGCGTCTTCTCCCCGTGCGCCGGGGTCTTGACGATTATCCCCTCAAGGACCTGGGTGAAATTGACCGCCGACGACTTATCGAACATGAAATGCCCCCCGGTTTTTTCAACACCCTGCTATGGACCTTCCACAATCGCCATGCGTACAATTTCGACCGCCCCGCCCACGCCGTCCTCCGCCGCGATCTTCGCTCCCGCATCCGCGGCGGCCGCGCACATGGCCGGATTATCCGCGGTCTCGCGGATCGCTGCGGCCAGTTTTTCCGCCGTGAGTTTCCGGTAGAGGATGGGTGCGGGACCCACGCCCAACGCCCGCAGCCGCCATCCCCAAAAAGCCTGGTCCGCGCCGTAGGGGATCGCCATCGAAGGGACGCCGGAGCGAGCGCCCGCGCCCGTGGTTCCCCCGCCGCCGTGGTGAACGACCATCGAACAGCGCGGAAACAGCCAGGCATGCGGGACCTGATCCACGAGGAATATGTTCGCGGGAATACTCCCCGCTTCCAACAAATTCCACCCGCGGGACACGACCGACCGCCCGCCGGTCCGTTCCAGCGCCCCAAGGACGGCCTGCGTAACGCGCGCCCTATCCTTCGTTATCATGCTGCCGAAACCCAGGTATATGGGTGGCGGGCCGGCTTCGAGGAAGGCCGATAAATCGGCCGGCGGCCGCCAATCCGGCGGCGTCTCCGAAAGCCAGTGGCCGACCACCCTCCAGTTCGGAGGCCAATCCTGCGGCTGAGGGGAAAGGGTCGGGCTGTAGGCGCCCATCACGGTCTGTTCCGGCAGGGGGAACGGCGGCTTCCACCCGATTGGTGCAAGGCTGAGAGATTCTTTGCGCCAGCGGTTGAACCGGCTGCGGAGCGGCAGCCAGGTGACCAGCATGAACGCCAGGTGCGAAAGGCGGTTGATCACCGGCAAGCTGGGCTTGGCGAGCGCGACGGCGCTGGGCACTTCTCCCGATGGGGCGAGGGGCTGAAAGCAAACACAGACCGCAGGCACTTTCAGCGCCTGGGCGATGTGGAACCCCCACGGGCCGTTGGCCGTGTAGAGCACCGCATCTGTCCCGGGCGCGGCGGACCAGGCGTCGCGCATCGCGGATTCGACCATTTGGAACGCGCGCGGGAACAAGCGGAGCATGGCGGCCAGCAGATTCGCCCCGCCCTTTTCCATGTGCGCCTGGACCTCCGGCGATAGCAGGAGCTTGTTGTAGTCCAGCTCGACCGGCGCGAACTCGATCCCCTCTCCTTCGATCAGCGGCTGGAACTCCGAACCGGCGGCCAGCCGGACGGCAAAGCCCGCCCGCCGCAATCCGAAGGCGAGCGGAATGAACGGTTGGATGTCGCCCCGCGTTCCGGTGGTGAATATGGTGATGCGTTTTCCGGGAGCCATGCGACCGATCCCCGCGCCATGGAGGTTCGACGACTGTACCGATGATACTGTGTTGGGCGCAGGGCCGCCATCCCCTGACTGCCCGCGCCACCTGACAGGTTCCTCCCACCTGTCAGGTGGCGGGCTCTCCCGGGCAGGCTCGGAAAGTTGCTTTGCGGATAATTATCATGAACCACGAAGGATAAGCCGCATCACCCGCTTGCGCTCCGTCGGACGCGCGCACTCGACAAAGCCTGCCCGCCGGAACATCGACGGCACGCCCATGTACGCCGAAACCGGCGCGAGCTCCCCGCCCTTCGGCGCGGTCGGATACGCTTCCACGATCTTCGCCTCCCGGCGTTTGGCATAGGCCGCCGCCACCCGGATCAGCGGAACGGCGATCCCCTTCCCGCGGTGTTCCGGCGCGACGAAAAAACACACGATCGACCAAACCGGCTGGGAGTCGATCCGCTTCAGGGTTCGCGACCGCTCGAGGGCCGGAAAATCCTCCCGCGGCGCGACCGAGATCCAACCCGCAACCTCGCCCGCCGCGTAGGCCAAAATCCCCGGAATCTCGCCCGAGAAGACGATCCTGTGCATCGCCCGGCGGTTGCCCGCCCCCTGCTTCCTCGCGAACTCGGCCCGGCTTTCGCGCCACCACATGCACCAACAGCCGCCGTAGGCGCCGTCCTTGCCGAACAGCTTCACAAAATCTTCCCAGCGCTCGGGGGTGAGCGGGTGGAAGCTCAGTTTCGAGGATCGCTTCGGATACGGAGTTTTCTTCTCCATGGCAGCTCTCTTCCGCCGTCGCCGCTCACTGCAACAGCAGGATCAGGCCGTTGGCCAGCATGTGCCCGACCGCCGGGGCCGCAAGCGAGCGGGATTTCATCCGTAAGAAGGCGAAGGCCGTCCCCGCCGGGATCATTTCCAAGGCGTGAAGATACGCATCCGCCGGGAGCGGCCAGCGATTCAGCGCCCAATATCCCAGATGCTCCACACCAAACGCAACCGACGTCGCCGCAAGGAGTCCCCAATCGCCCCAGGCGGTTTTCGGGAACGCCCGCGGCAACAGCCACCAGAGAACGGCGCGGAAGATCCATTCCTCCGCCTGGGGTCCGAGGACGACGCTTTCCAGGATTTCGCCCGGCGTGCGGACCAATCCGCTGATCCGCGCCGTCGGCGGATCGACCAGATTCGCCGCGAGCAAACCGAGTGCGGCCAGCGCGCCCGCCGCGCAGAAGGATTTCCAACCGAAGGCTGAGGGAATAATGGCGACGGATTTGGCCCTGCCCTGCCAGAGAGCCGCACCGAGGATGATCAGCAGGCAGGCGGCGGCGTTCCGCCATGCGGGAAACACGCCCGCCGCCGCGAACAGACTCTGCAGACCGGGGACGGCGAAGGTCAGGGCGACCAGCAGCGGCATGCCCCATAGAAAGGAAAAACGTTTGCGCTCAGCGGCCATCGGTTGACTCTCCGAAGACGGCAAAGGCTGCCGACACACGCATTTCTATGATGACCCTGCTTCGCCAAAAGAAAGCCGGGCGGACGGGTTCATCCTGAGTTCCAGGCGGGCGGATTGAGACCGCGAGGACTACTGGCGGTTTCGACACGATCCGATGAAACACCGGGACTGCTCAACCACCCGGGATGCCTTTTCCAACAGCCCGCTATACCTCCCGGACGACCTCCGCCTCCGCCTTGCGCGGCCGGGCGGATGGATTTTCGGCGGCGTATCCGAAGGCGACCGCGGCGATCATCTCGCCCTTTTCGCCCAGCCACCGGCTCAGTTCCTCGTAGGCGTAGAACACGTCGCACATCCACAGCGAACCGATCCCCAGCTCCTGCGCCGCAAGCAGCATGTTCTGGATCGCGGCTCCGGCGGATTGGATGTCGACCACGTCGTCGAACATCTGACCGGCGGAATGCGCCAGCCAGGGCGGCATGCCCATCGGATTGAACACGAACACGGTCACCGGCGCCTGCCCCATCACCTTCGTCGATCCTTCGCTGCTGCCGGGGGTTTCGCCGCGCGCCTTGGCGGCGGCAATCCCCGCGTGCATCAACCGCACCAGCTCCAGCCGCTTTTCACCGCGGACGACGATGAAGCGCCAGGGCTGGCGGTTCTTGCCCGACGGCGCTTGCATCCCCGAGCGCAGGATAGCCTGGAGTTTTTCCTCCTCAAGGGGAAGGTCCTTGAAATTGCGGATGCTGCGGCGCTGGGCGATCGCTTCCAGGGTGTTCATGCTTCGTCCTTTCCGCGCCCCGGCCCGTTCGGGCGGGCGCATTTCAAAAGAGGATTCTGCTTCCGTTCCCTATCAGGAAGCGGAAAAGAAAAAACTGAGTGTCATCGCGAGGCGATTTCTCCAAACAGTCTAACGCCGACTCCGGATCGTCTTGCCCGCATGTGCCAAGCGGGCTTCCAATCGGTAAGGCCCTGGATTCCCGCTGAGACCGCGCGGGAATGACGAACGGACTACTGCATAAAATCCTCGAAAACCGCTGTCCGCCCGCACGGTAGAAAAGATCGACGCAGCCCCGGCCCGTCCCACCTCGGCGCAGCCCGGGCGGAACCCACAACGATTTCCCGCCTTTTCGGCCTCCCCTATTCCCGCATCCAACCGCCTTTCTCGTCCCGTTTGGCGGCGAGGGCGGCCTGGAATTTCAACTTGGTCAGGCTCCGCGAACAGCGGATCTCGGCGTTCGGCGGCCGGTACCGTTCCGGCAATTCCGCCGGCTCGGCGTTGAGCGAATCGTTCAGGCACGGCTTGTGCCGCCCGATCAGCAGCGCCTCCGCGCGAAGCAGGTCGTGGTTCACGGATTCGAACTCGGCGGACCGCGAGGATAGGAATTCGATTTCGTAATTCAGCGACTGCGGCCAGTTGCAGAGCAGAAACCGGCCGATGCTCGAGCGGACCCGGTAACCGCCGCGGATGTGGGTCCACACCCGGTCGAAGGCCAGATGCGATTGGCCGACGTAGAAGACCGTGCTCCCGTCGCGGATCAGGTACAAATCCAGCTCCTTCCACGCCGCCGGGCATTCCTCCAACAGGAAAAACCGCTTCAAGGGAATGACAACATGCCGCTCCACGGCCCGCCGCTCCTCGACTCCGGTAGAAACCGCTCCAAACGCCCGGAGTCATTCTCCTTTTTCCCGGACGGCGATCCCGAGCAAGCCGGCGACTTGCACCGCCTGACGCGGATCGACGATCGCCCCCTTCCACTCCTCCCATCCGGCCTGCGCCCCGTCTAGCGCGGATCCGCGCAGATCGACGTCCTGGAGTTTGGATCCCCGGAAGTCGGCCCGGGTCAGGTCGCAATCCTCGAACACCGCGCCGGTCAGATCGGCGCCCTCCCACGACGTTTCCCGCAGGGAACAGCCGGTGAAGTGCGCGGCGCGGAAACGGGCCGCGGTGAAGACCGCCCGCTCCCAATTGCCTTCGCGGAAGCAGGCGTCCTCCCATTCCGATTCCACTAGTTGGGCGCCGATCCCGCGGCAGCCGAGGAGTTCCACCCGCCGGAAACGGGCCTGCTCCCAATCGATCCCCGAAAGGTCGCAGGCATCCAGCCGGCAATCCAGAAACCGGGGCTTGGCGCAGCGCGACGGCCCGAAAACCGCCCTGCGGAAGATCACTACCTCAAACACGCAGCGGGCGGCCGCGGAAGCGGCGTACCTGCCGCCGGTCACTTCCATGTTCGAATAATCGCCGTCGTCCTCGAGCGCCGCCAGCGTTCCGGCGGCCAGGCGTTTCGGTATGCGCGGCGGTTTTACAGTTTTCGTTGGGGAAGACGCCATATCGATCCTGAAGGGGGTTACGCGCCGGCTCGCCGGGCGCCGACGACCAATTATATCGGAAGGAGCAGGGCTTCGACTCCGCGCCCCCTCCGCAGGCCGCCTCCCGCCCGCGTCCGCTTCCCTCCCGATTGGCCGGCGGCACCAACCCCCAGCTATTCCGGCAATTGCCGGATTCTCTCAACCTCCACCCGGATCCCGACGACGCGCACCTTTTCCCCCCCGGGGATGAATTCCTTGCTGAAGGCGTTCCAGGTCTCTCCGCGGATCAGCACGCTTCCGTCCGTGCGCACCGGGGTCAAGGTTTCCCCCTGCAAGCCTGCATCAATCGACCGCGTCCGGACCATTTTAAAGCGGTCGGCCGCGTCGACGACGAGGCCCAGATCGATAAACGGGATCAACAGGACCGGCCCGGGACCTTTCTCCCCCAGGAACCTGTGAGCCGGTCAATGCGGATTCGCTTCTCCTCGGGGACGACGCGGATGGAACCCGCGATGAAAATCGCCGCGAGGAGAAAAGCCGCCGCGGCGGCGATCGCCGGACAGAGCATTCCCTCTGTAAAGGTCTCCGGCATCCCCTTCCTCCTGATCCTTGCCGCAATTTGCGGATAGACTTCCGCCATTCGGGCGCCTTGCGCCAGGCCGGGCTTGCGAATTCCCCGCCCGGGATGGATTGCGATGTGCCCGGCCCTCCTTCCGGAAGCCTCCTCTCCGGCTTGCTATAGATCGAACGACCGGGCCAGCGCCTGCCGGAAACCCTCCGGGTTATCATGCATCATTCCATGTCCGGAATTGGGGACGATGAAAACATCGATCCCCCCGCCTCGCAAAATCTCGACATCCGGATCGGAACGGGATTCGGCGCTGAAGAGGAAGGCGCGCGGGATCTTCATCGCGAGGAACAATCGCCGCTGGGAAGGGACGGCGCCGTGGATCAAGCCGGCGGCGCTGCGGTGAACGGCCAGCGGATCGGCCGCCTTCAGCGCGCCGGCGAAGCAGGCGGCGCTCGGCGATTTTCCGATTTCCGCCGCCATGGCGCGCAGGAAAAGCGCGTGGCCTCCGGCGAGGTATTCCTCTTCCGTCTGCGCGGCGATCGTCTTGCTCGCCCCTCCGACACCCGGATCCAGGTTGGCTTCCGCCAACACGAGCCGGCGGACCTGTTCCGGATGCGCCGCGGCCAGCACTACGGCCACGGAGCCGCCCATGCTGTGCCCGAAGACGTTCGCCGTCGCAAGGCCGAGATGCCGCAGAACGGCCGAAACGGTTTGCGCGTGCCCCTCCAGCGAGTAATCGAAATCCTCCGGCCGGTCGCTGTACCCGAAGCCGAGAAAGTCGGGGAGGATCAGACGGAAACGAGAGAGGACAGGATCACGGGCCAGGCCGGCGAAATCCGCGGTCGAGGCCGATCCCAAGCCGTGCAACAACACCAGCGCGGGTTCCTCCCCCGGGTAATCCAGAAACCGGATGAAGGCGCGTTGTTCCGCCAACCACAAGGCGTTCATCGCATTGCTCCTTCCGCGGATGGATGGCCCCGATCCGAACGGTCTTCCGGTGGACGCGGCGGTAGGCGGAATGCCGGATCCGCCGCTCCAAAGCGGGCGTCTCCGCCCGGCAACGCC
This region of Anaerolineales bacterium genomic DNA includes:
- a CDS encoding 4Fe-4S binding protein, producing the protein MLRTSLRSKSRLRIDSPKRVAVDYGLCCSCGACVAVCPTEALFLNDMHLEVGEVCTGCGLCTKVCPVHALSIGQENRP
- a CDS encoding glycosyltransferase family 1 protein, whose translation is MAPGKRITIFTTGTRGDIQPFIPLAFGLRRAGFAVRLAAGSEFQPLIEGEGIEFAPVELDYNKLLLSPEVQAHMEKGGANLLAAMLRLFPRAFQMVESAMRDAWSAAPGTDAVLYTANGPWGFHIAQALKVPAVCVCFQPLAPSGEVPSAVALAKPSLPVINRLSHLAFMLVTWLPLRSRFNRWRKESLSLAPIGWKPPFPLPEQTVMGAYSPTLSPQPQDWPPNWRVVGHWLSETPPDWRPPADLSAFLEAGPPPIYLGFGSMITKDRARVTQAVLGALERTGGRSVVSRGWNLLEAGSIPANIFLVDQVPHAWLFPRCSMVVHHGGGGTTGAGARSGVPSMAIPYGADQAFWGWRLRALGVGPAPILYRKLTAEKLAAAIRETADNPAMCAAAADAGAKIAAEDGVGGAVEIVRMAIVEGP
- a CDS encoding GNAT family N-acetyltransferase, with amino-acid sequence MEKKTPYPKRSSKLSFHPLTPERWEDFVKLFGKDGAYGGCWCMWWRESRAEFARKQGAGNRRAMHRIVFSGEIPGILAYAAGEVAGWISVAPREDFPALERSRTLKRIDSQPVWSIVCFFVAPEHRGKGIAVPLIRVAAAYAKRREAKIVEAYPTAPKGGELAPVSAYMGVPSMFRRAGFVECARPTERKRVMRLILRGS
- a CDS encoding CPBP family intramembrane metalloprotease, encoding MAAERKRFSFLWGMPLLVALTFAVPGLQSLFAAAGVFPAWRNAAACLLIILGAALWQGRAKSVAIIPSAFGWKSFCAAGALAALGLLAANLVDPPTARISGLVRTPGEILESVVLGPQAEEWIFRAVLWWLLPRAFPKTAWGDWGLLAATSVAFGVEHLGYWALNRWPLPADAYLHALEMIPAGTAFAFLRMKSRSLAAPAVGHMLANGLILLLQ
- a CDS encoding nitroreductase, with the protein product MNTLEAIAQRRSIRNFKDLPLEEEKLQAILRSGMQAPSGKNRQPWRFIVVRGEKRLELVRLMHAGIAAAKARGETPGSSEGSTKVMGQAPVTVFVFNPMGMPPWLAHSAGQMFDDVVDIQSAGAAIQNMLLAAQELGIGSLWMCDVFYAYEELSRWLGEKGEMIAAVAFGYAAENPSARPRKAEAEVVREV
- a CDS encoding pentapeptide repeat-containing protein, with amino-acid sequence MASSPTKTVKPPRIPKRLAAGTLAALEDDGDYSNMEVTGGRYAASAAARCVFEVVIFRRAVFGPSRCAKPRFLDCRLDACDLSGIDWEQARFRRVELLGCRGIGAQLVESEWEDACFREGNWERAVFTAARFRAAHFTGCSLRETSWEGADLTGAVFEDCDLTRADFRGSKLQDVDLRGSALDGAQAGWEEWKGAIVDPRQAVQVAGLLGIAVREKGE
- a CDS encoding alpha/beta fold hydrolase; the protein is MNALWLAEQRAFIRFLDYPGEEPALVLLHGLGSASTADFAGLARDPVLSRFRLILPDFLGFGYSDRPEDFDYSLEGHAQTVSAVLRHLGLATANVFGHSMGGSVAVVLAAAHPEQVRRLVLAEANLDPGVGGASKTIAAQTEEEYLAGGHALFLRAMAAEIGKSPSAACFAGALKAADPLAVHRSAAGLIHGAVPSQRRLFLAMKIPRAFLFSAESRSDPDVEILRGGGIDVFIVPNSGHGMMHDNPEGFRQALARSFDL